Proteins encoded together in one Ipomoea triloba cultivar NCNSP0323 chromosome 4, ASM357664v1 window:
- the LOC116016009 gene encoding uncharacterized protein LOC116016009, producing the protein MLDKLEISMPFVEAITQIPSYKKFPKNILGNKKKSEKSAVVDLSEGALTCAVLQHKLPPKLKDPGSFSIPCIIGGFVVGGALCDLGASVSLMPYSLCKRLNLGTPKPTSMTLQMADRSIKRPVGVLEDVPVMIDQYFIPGDFVVMDIEEDAKVPIILGRPFLATAGALIDVRRGKLVMEVAENKIEFDIFKMAKHQPSYVDECYLIEGLGEGTAESRKIELGDLHVSPIDPGPPELSSVLKQKKKFSGPGGFYKRWMRELSKFKRPPDRVVHNPT; encoded by the coding sequence ATGTTAGATAAGCTGGAgatctccatgccttttgttgaagcaATCACTCAGATTCCATCGTACAAGAAGTTTCCAAAGAACATTTTAGGCAATAAGAAAAAGTCAGAGAAGAGTGCGGTGGTGGATCTGAGCGAAGGAGCCTTAACCTGTGCAGTTCTTCAACATAAACTACCTCCTAAGCTGAAAGATCCAGGTAGTTTTTCTATCCCTTGCATCATTGGTGGATTTGTAGTTGGTGGTGCTCTGTGTGATCTGGGTGCCAGTGTTAGTCTTATGCCATATTCTTTATGTAAGAGACTCAACCTGGGAACACCAAAACCCACCTCCATGACCTTACAGATGGCAGATCGCTCCATAAAGCGTCCGGTGGGAGTTCTAGAGGATGTCCCGGTCATGATTGATCAGTACTTTATACCGGGGGATTTTGTTGTTATGGATATAGAGGAGGATGCCAAGGTTCCTATTATACTTGGTAGACCTTTTCTAGCTACTGCTGGTGCACTTATTGATGTGAGGAGAGGAAAACTTGTGATGGAGGTGGCAGAGAACAAGATTGAATTtgacatattcaaaatggcgAAGCACCAGCCCTCATATGTTGATGAGTGTTACTTGATAGAAGGGCTGGGTGAGGGCACTGCTGAGAGTAGAAAGATTGAGTTAGGGGATTTGCATGTTTCCCCTATTGATCCTGGACCCCCTGAACTGTCAAGTGtgctgaaacaaaagaaaaagttctcTGGTCCTGGTGGTTTCTACAAAAGATGGATGAGGGAGCTGTCTAAGTTCAAAAGGCCACCGGATCGCGTGGTCCACAATCCCACCTGA